One Sediminibacillus dalangtanensis genomic region harbors:
- a CDS encoding ABC transporter permease, whose protein sequence is MTSRKLALVWKHKALYLIALPGIAYFIIFKYIPIMGSVIAFQDYNIFQGITGSAWVGLEQFERMFQYPEFLRILKNTLLINLYDIVFGFSAPIILALMLNEVRKMLAKRIIQTIVYMPHFLSWVIISGIFIGILSPSTGMVNHFLNLFGIDSIYFLGEDSFIRTIIVGSGMWRETGWSTIIYLAALAGINPQLYEAADIDGANRWQQTWKITLPTLMPTIMMLFLLQIGNFLDFGFERVDVFLNPFNRVNGEIFDTYIYEAGLLQNQYSYTTAIGIFKSVVGLILLVGANFVSRKTTGNSLY, encoded by the coding sequence ATGACTTCACGAAAACTGGCACTCGTCTGGAAGCATAAAGCTCTTTATTTGATTGCATTGCCAGGCATTGCATATTTTATTATCTTCAAGTATATCCCGATCATGGGTTCGGTGATCGCCTTTCAGGATTACAACATTTTTCAAGGCATTACAGGAAGTGCCTGGGTAGGACTGGAACAATTCGAACGAATGTTTCAGTATCCGGAATTTTTACGGATTTTGAAAAATACCTTGCTGATCAATTTGTACGATATTGTTTTCGGTTTTTCTGCTCCAATCATTCTTGCCTTGATGTTGAATGAAGTCCGAAAAATGCTAGCAAAAAGGATTATCCAAACGATCGTTTACATGCCCCATTTTCTGTCATGGGTGATTATCAGTGGTATTTTTATCGGAATCTTATCCCCATCAACTGGCATGGTCAACCATTTTTTGAACCTCTTTGGCATTGATTCGATTTATTTCCTTGGAGAAGACAGTTTTATCCGTACTATTATTGTCGGCTCCGGTATGTGGCGGGAAACTGGTTGGAGTACGATTATCTATTTAGCTGCCCTGGCAGGAATCAACCCACAGTTGTATGAAGCCGCGGATATCGATGGTGCCAATCGATGGCAGCAAACCTGGAAGATCACCCTCCCTACCTTGATGCCGACAATTATGATGTTGTTCCTGCTGCAAATCGGCAATTTCTTGGATTTCGGTTTTGAGCGGGTCGATGTCTTCCTGAACCCTTTTAACCGTGTCAACGGAGAAATTTTTGATACGTATATCTATGAAGCCGGCTTGCTGCAAAACCAATACAGCTATACAACCGCCATCGGTATTTTCAAATCGGTAGTAGGATTGATTTTGCTGGTCGGGGCCAACTTTGTCAGCCGGAAAACCACCGGCAACAGTTTATATTAG
- a CDS encoding response regulator transcription factor: protein MRVLIIEDEPLTRRGLIKLLQTIRVEGFYLDSISEVAYAEDAIPSLQEEKFDIVFTDIEGGEMNGLELIAGYKELQQGTQWVIVSGYDSFTFAQKAILCGVKEYLLKPITKEKLSQTVERCLQGLKTKQQDFIGADEIDELLAGLAESIWSLNRLEAETVFREWSVRMETKQLSIDYYCNILTHVLEVLFHRIASKGSQLMNAFHWEIAAAGKKEAEQLFLEKCLEILLLLEQKRKGNEVDPIEMAKNYILQHLDEEISLEEVAGKLGLNASYFSQLFKKETGQTFVKYRSSLRMEKAKELLLKKDIKVIDIPFLIGLNDHPHFTKTFKKYTGQTPSGFRRNMGVD from the coding sequence TTGCGTGTCCTGATTATCGAAGATGAACCGTTGACAAGGCGTGGGCTGATAAAATTGCTGCAAACGATTCGAGTAGAAGGATTTTATCTGGACAGCATTTCCGAGGTTGCTTATGCCGAAGATGCAATTCCCAGTTTGCAAGAGGAAAAGTTTGACATTGTTTTTACCGACATTGAAGGCGGGGAAATGAACGGTTTGGAGTTGATTGCCGGTTATAAGGAACTGCAGCAAGGAACCCAGTGGGTAATCGTATCCGGGTACGACAGCTTCACTTTCGCTCAAAAAGCAATATTGTGCGGGGTCAAAGAATACTTGTTAAAACCGATTACCAAGGAGAAGCTTTCTCAAACAGTCGAACGGTGTTTGCAAGGATTGAAGACCAAGCAGCAAGATTTCATCGGAGCGGATGAGATTGATGAGCTGCTGGCAGGGTTGGCAGAGTCTATTTGGTCTTTGAATCGTCTGGAAGCAGAGACGGTGTTTCGTGAATGGTCCGTAAGAATGGAAACGAAGCAGCTTTCCATAGACTATTACTGCAACATTTTGACCCATGTGTTGGAAGTGCTATTTCATCGGATTGCGTCCAAGGGCAGCCAATTAATGAATGCTTTTCATTGGGAAATAGCAGCTGCAGGCAAAAAAGAGGCAGAGCAATTATTTTTGGAAAAATGCCTTGAAATCCTCCTGCTGCTTGAACAAAAGCGGAAAGGGAACGAGGTCGACCCGATTGAAATGGCTAAGAACTATATCCTCCAACACCTTGATGAAGAAATCAGTCTAGAAGAAGTTGCAGGCAAGCTTGGGTTAAACGCTTCTTACTTCAGCCAGCTGTTTAAAAAGGAAACCGGGCAGACTTTTGTGAAGTACCGGAGCAGCCTACGTATGGAAAAAGCCAAAGAGCTCTTGTTGAAAAAAGACATAAAAGTGATCGACATTCCTTTTCTGATTGGATTGAACGATCATCCGCATTTTACGAAGACGTTCAAAAAGTATACAGGACAGACGCCTTCAGGCTTTCGGAGGAATATGGGGGTGGATTGA
- a CDS encoding carbohydrate ABC transporter permease gives MAIKESRARKAFLRTNMVVLILVSLIMILPFIHVLAQSFSSSGAIDQGKVSFLPVEFTLDNYSFVFQDGSIWRSFGVTIFITVFGTLFNLIATASLAYPLSRKELLGRKFLLFMVLFTMIFSAPLIPTFLVVQNLGLLNTVWALIFPTAISAFNLFVMRSFFMQIPQELIESSRMDGLGELRILFQIVLPLSKPAMATLGIFYAVFHWNTYFNALMFIEDRSLYPLQIKLREMIVDENFTSDPTSDFYTTMLSSSPEGIKMATIIVATVPILLIYPFLQRHFIKGFMLGSLKD, from the coding sequence ATGGCTATTAAAGAGAGCCGTGCTCGCAAAGCTTTCCTGAGAACCAACATGGTTGTATTGATTCTTGTGTCCCTTATCATGATTCTTCCGTTTATTCACGTTTTGGCTCAATCATTCAGCAGTTCCGGAGCGATCGATCAAGGAAAGGTCAGCTTCCTCCCGGTCGAATTCACCCTCGATAATTACAGCTTTGTTTTCCAGGACGGAAGTATTTGGCGGTCATTCGGAGTCACGATTTTCATCACGGTGTTCGGCACCTTGTTCAATTTGATTGCGACCGCTTCGCTTGCCTATCCCCTATCGAGAAAAGAATTGCTCGGCCGCAAATTCCTTCTCTTCATGGTATTGTTTACGATGATTTTTTCGGCACCGCTGATTCCGACCTTTTTGGTGGTCCAAAACCTCGGTTTGCTGAACACGGTATGGGCGTTGATTTTTCCGACGGCCATCAGTGCCTTCAACCTATTTGTGATGCGCTCCTTTTTTATGCAGATTCCGCAGGAGCTTATCGAGTCAAGCCGGATGGATGGACTGGGCGAACTCCGCATTCTGTTTCAAATCGTGTTGCCGCTCTCCAAGCCGGCAATGGCCACACTCGGGATTTTTTACGCTGTTTTTCATTGGAACACCTATTTCAATGCATTGATGTTCATAGAAGACCGAAGCTTGTATCCGCTGCAAATCAAATTAAGGGAAATGATCGTCGATGAGAATTTCACCTCTGACCCTACCTCAGATTTTTACACGACGATGCTCTCGAGCTCTCCCGAAGGAATCAAAATGGCCACCATAATTGTAGCCACGGTTCCGATTTTGCTGATTTATCCGTTTTTGCAGCGCCATTTCATCAAAGGGTTTATGCTGGGCAGTTTAAAGGATTGA
- a CDS encoding cache domain-containing sensor histidine kinase, whose product MKGWIYRLNIQQRLLVYFVVVILVSVSLVTWLFYRQTTLEIKKQSEGYLEYIVENASYQTDLFIRDLELATLPLLTDRTVKGFLEIDESQKLEQYYYSKEIKSQMHNLNLKNQHLNLIYLLGENGQYVLSKNKSSLEEEPFPSKAIYRSLLKTTPENGRIRLLADRSLYNQEYVVSIVRRVRGLSSFIPKGILGVELNGTALEELWNIAQFENGTSLWIFDDNHRVVYHPDKKWLGNPIGKQLENQLTTTDKKTFTGEWDGTEMIFYADHSDQTNWTLVAMTPKEVIYEPVAGMKKQVVFVLVLSLMVALVVSIGFANSIVKPLRKIQKGMKKMEIGEWEPIKPLRGTDEISSVVTSYNKMIDRLSTLVDDLYAAELQNHKVLYEKQKIELQALQSQINPHFLHNTLETMNSYAILNDAEEISEMAIALSQMFRYSVRNLEIVTLEDEMNHVKNFMIVEEHRFQKQLPITFEIEENLFDEEVVKLSLQPLVENAIHHGLRKNRYQGGITIRATAEEKRLRVEVIDNGAGITPARLRDIRKVLRKEKYEDVSNKMGIGVSNVHRRIQLLFGDQCGLSIQSKQGEGTKVSMEIPRKDRRTKVG is encoded by the coding sequence ATGAAGGGCTGGATATACCGTTTGAATATTCAACAGCGGCTGCTTGTTTATTTCGTCGTCGTCATCCTAGTCTCCGTCAGTCTGGTCACCTGGTTGTTTTACCGGCAGACCACCCTGGAAATCAAAAAACAGTCAGAGGGCTACCTGGAGTATATTGTGGAAAATGCCAGTTACCAAACCGATTTGTTCATCCGGGATTTGGAATTGGCAACCTTGCCGTTGCTGACGGACCGCACCGTGAAAGGCTTTCTAGAAATCGATGAGAGCCAGAAGCTGGAGCAATATTACTATTCGAAAGAGATTAAAAGCCAGATGCACAACCTCAATTTGAAAAATCAACACTTGAATCTGATCTATCTTCTAGGCGAAAACGGCCAATATGTTCTTTCCAAAAATAAGTCCTCCTTGGAAGAGGAACCGTTTCCCTCGAAAGCGATCTATCGTAGCTTGCTAAAAACGACGCCGGAAAACGGACGGATTCGGCTGCTTGCCGATCGAAGTCTGTACAATCAGGAATATGTCGTCAGTATTGTCCGCAGGGTGCGCGGCTTGTCTTCGTTTATACCAAAAGGGATACTCGGGGTGGAATTGAACGGAACGGCATTGGAAGAACTGTGGAACATCGCCCAGTTTGAAAACGGGACATCCCTTTGGATTTTCGATGATAATCATCGCGTTGTCTACCATCCAGATAAAAAATGGCTCGGCAATCCTATTGGCAAACAATTGGAAAATCAGTTAACCACCACCGACAAGAAAACATTTACGGGGGAATGGGACGGCACGGAAATGATTTTTTATGCCGATCACTCTGACCAGACCAATTGGACGCTGGTTGCGATGACACCGAAAGAGGTGATTTATGAACCGGTTGCCGGGATGAAAAAGCAGGTGGTATTCGTCCTGGTTTTGTCCCTGATGGTAGCGTTGGTCGTCTCGATTGGATTCGCGAACAGCATTGTAAAGCCATTAAGAAAGATTCAAAAAGGAATGAAAAAAATGGAGATCGGTGAATGGGAACCGATAAAACCGCTTCGAGGAACCGATGAAATAAGCAGTGTGGTCACCAGTTACAACAAAATGATCGACCGCTTGTCGACGCTCGTCGATGATTTATATGCCGCGGAATTGCAGAATCACAAAGTGTTATACGAAAAGCAAAAAATCGAACTTCAGGCCCTCCAGTCACAAATCAACCCTCATTTTCTCCATAACACACTGGAAACGATGAATTCTTATGCGATATTAAATGATGCGGAAGAAATTTCGGAAATGGCCATCGCCTTATCGCAAATGTTCCGCTATTCGGTTCGGAATTTGGAAATCGTCACCCTGGAGGACGAAATGAACCATGTGAAAAATTTCATGATTGTGGAAGAGCACCGATTTCAAAAGCAACTACCGATAACGTTCGAGATAGAGGAAAATCTCTTCGATGAAGAGGTGGTCAAGCTGTCTTTGCAGCCGCTGGTCGAAAACGCCATCCACCATGGCTTGCGCAAAAACCGGTACCAGGGGGGAATTACAATCCGGGCAACCGCTGAAGAGAAGCGGCTTCGTGTGGAAGTCATCGATAACGGTGCCGGAATCACTCCTGCCCGACTGCGTGATATCCGGAAAGTTCTCCGGAAGGAAAAGTATGAGGATGTCAGCAACAAGATGGGAATCGGGGTCAGCAACGTCCATCGCCGGATTCAATTGTTATTCGGTGATCAGTGCGGTTTATCTATTCAATCGAAACAAGGAGAGGGCACCAAAGTTTCCATGGAAATACCACGCAAGGACAGACGAACCAAAGTCGGTTAA
- a CDS encoding DUF4962 domain-containing protein codes for MKETLFKLYQPESGTLNVPYQPDEQTRIIENPPRFTWMPAKLEDDFYTLEISTDADFPQKNTWAYQPIPHNLFTPDRPLQSGTYYWRYALLDQEERQVSDWSKTRRFTISENLPETPLPCRSIRYAEVNTTRPRLWLTEQALSDFRSNLSADPDYCHWKNFYRHSVEPYLTMPLIKEPEPYPNHQRTAKLWRKMYMDCQQVLHAIRHLSVAGVILKDDSILSKAKEWLLHTANWNPDGPTSRDYNDEAAFRIVGALSWGYDWLLPYLSEDEADFVKKQLVIRTEQVAFHVIERSKIHQVPYDSHAVRALSSVLIPAGIALFDDVPEAREWLDYTVEYYSGLYTPWGGADGGWAEGPHYWLTGMAYVIEAMNLLKNFNGYDLYQRPFFQNTGDFPLYVYPPDTNRASFGDHANLGDLPGLKVGFNIRQFAGVTGNPYYQWYYEQTKKYDTDPYDKFYNKGWWDFHFDEMMYLHDYPEIEAKAPSDISPVKWFKDVGWAAMHSRMDDPEEHIMYLTKSSPYGSISHSHGDQNAFVLHAFGDPLAIHSGYYVAFNSTMHTNWRRQTISKNAILIDGKGQYAGKDKFLAKDACGKIEAVEQKKNYAYIRGDATAAYQHDVPYLTRYTRETYFVDDSYFVLVDTVNLEQDAELDWLLHTLQEMELSHQSFVVKGKKAALEGRFVHCSSGELALNQYNDFPGVDLDELEGNPVHWRLQAKTRPASQHRIVTLLHPMKKMEPAYVSYFIDDQGFSQQYYFTKDGKTFRLELPKEF; via the coding sequence GTGAAAGAAACGTTGTTCAAATTATACCAGCCGGAAAGCGGTACATTGAATGTACCTTATCAGCCGGATGAACAGACCAGGATAATCGAGAATCCCCCTCGGTTCACCTGGATGCCGGCGAAGCTCGAAGATGACTTTTATACGCTGGAAATTTCCACCGACGCTGATTTTCCGCAGAAGAATACTTGGGCCTATCAGCCGATTCCACACAACCTGTTTACCCCGGATCGTCCTTTGCAGTCCGGCACCTATTATTGGCGTTATGCGCTGCTAGATCAGGAAGAACGGCAGGTCAGTGATTGGAGCAAAACCCGCCGTTTTACTATATCGGAAAATCTTCCGGAAACCCCTCTCCCGTGCCGAAGCATCCGATATGCAGAGGTGAACACCACTAGACCCCGGCTCTGGTTGACAGAACAGGCTTTGTCCGATTTCCGGTCTAATCTGTCTGCCGATCCGGATTATTGCCATTGGAAAAATTTTTACCGTCATTCCGTAGAACCGTACCTGACCATGCCACTCATCAAGGAACCGGAGCCATATCCAAATCACCAGCGTACCGCGAAGCTGTGGCGGAAAATGTATATGGACTGCCAGCAGGTATTGCATGCGATCCGCCATTTAAGCGTTGCGGGTGTGATTCTGAAGGATGACAGTATCCTGTCAAAAGCGAAAGAATGGCTGCTCCATACAGCCAATTGGAATCCGGACGGGCCAACGTCCAGGGACTACAATGATGAAGCCGCCTTTCGTATCGTCGGCGCACTTAGCTGGGGTTATGACTGGCTGCTTCCATACCTTTCCGAGGATGAGGCCGACTTTGTAAAGAAGCAGCTGGTCATCAGAACCGAGCAAGTTGCCTTCCACGTCATCGAACGATCGAAAATCCATCAGGTCCCATATGACAGTCATGCTGTCCGCGCGTTGTCATCCGTTCTTATTCCCGCCGGAATTGCCTTGTTCGACGATGTTCCCGAGGCCAGAGAGTGGCTTGATTACACCGTCGAGTATTACAGCGGCCTTTATACCCCGTGGGGCGGGGCGGATGGCGGATGGGCTGAAGGCCCCCATTACTGGCTGACCGGTATGGCCTATGTCATCGAAGCAATGAACTTGTTGAAAAACTTCAACGGCTATGACCTGTATCAACGGCCATTTTTTCAAAATACCGGTGACTTCCCTTTGTATGTCTACCCACCCGACACAAACCGCGCCAGCTTCGGGGACCATGCCAATCTTGGCGACCTCCCGGGATTGAAGGTGGGCTTCAACATCCGGCAATTTGCGGGTGTTACCGGGAATCCTTATTACCAATGGTATTACGAGCAGACTAAAAAGTATGATACCGACCCTTATGACAAGTTTTACAACAAAGGGTGGTGGGACTTTCATTTTGACGAAATGATGTACCTGCACGATTATCCGGAAATCGAAGCTAAAGCCCCATCCGATATCTCTCCTGTAAAGTGGTTTAAAGATGTCGGCTGGGCCGCTATGCACAGCCGGATGGATGATCCGGAAGAACATATTATGTACCTGACAAAAAGCAGTCCTTACGGTTCGATCAGTCACAGTCACGGCGATCAAAACGCTTTTGTCCTGCATGCCTTTGGGGATCCCTTGGCAATTCACAGCGGTTATTATGTCGCTTTTAACAGCACGATGCATACCAATTGGCGCAGGCAGACGATTTCCAAAAATGCCATTCTGATCGACGGGAAAGGCCAGTATGCAGGGAAGGATAAGTTCCTGGCCAAGGATGCCTGCGGAAAAATCGAAGCCGTCGAACAGAAGAAAAATTATGCTTATATACGAGGCGATGCGACCGCCGCCTATCAACACGACGTCCCTTACTTAACACGTTATACCCGGGAAACGTATTTTGTCGATGACAGTTACTTCGTGCTTGTGGATACAGTTAACCTGGAACAGGATGCGGAACTCGACTGGCTGCTCCATACCCTTCAAGAGATGGAGCTTTCCCATCAATCTTTTGTGGTGAAAGGAAAAAAAGCAGCATTGGAGGGAAGATTTGTCCACTGCTCAAGCGGAGAATTGGCATTAAACCAATACAATGACTTTCCAGGCGTCGATCTAGATGAACTGGAAGGAAATCCGGTCCACTGGCGTTTGCAGGCTAAAACCCGTCCGGCATCCCAGCACCGGATTGTCACGCTGCTTCATCCGATGAAGAAAATGGAACCAGCCTATGTCTCTTACTTCATCGATGATCAGGGCTTTAGTCAACAATATTATTTTACAAAAGACGGCAAGACGTTCCGGTTGGAGCTGCCGAAGGAATTTTAA
- a CDS encoding extracellular solute-binding protein, giving the protein MKKRTVLLGVMLVILVALMAGCKDSESKASNESEGEGSGFSIAMRTLATPYVESHPDINEDKYVTELEKLTGTDINIRLVPHNEYVERMTLMLASNDIPDVMQAGGGVLGPELAGGVEAGAFMPLDDLLKEHGKHLLEAIPQEAWDRVTYDGKIYAIPEYLSNPSRRGTAIRMDLLEKTGLDVPKTTDEFLEVMRAFKELGVKNPYQGREDFKYSDTFFGAFDAFPYQWELYNDQVVPKFMAGDKIKDALEYYRTMYEEGLIHPEFLTIQQPEYRSNIIAGNTGMWSMNAEEVNAWEQEIQNNVPEAEVAIIPSPVGPDGKGGHYLYGQVTRSFLISSETEANVEDIIKFFDWQVTEEAERFFTYGIEGDTYTLNDDGFVNYEMKDDTNFLNEQHYRNRWLWMIRDATYTKGILEQTDEGQQLMSVFDDILSNEGRDSILYDPPLEAMESNPDIRPGSDTPSDVWMTGAAKIILGQEPLDYHDTIVEEWLNKGGSQAIEEATKRYNEDDGVLSR; this is encoded by the coding sequence ATGAAAAAGCGAACGGTTTTACTTGGAGTCATGTTGGTCATTCTCGTCGCATTGATGGCAGGGTGCAAAGATTCGGAATCAAAGGCTTCGAATGAAAGCGAAGGGGAAGGATCTGGCTTTTCGATTGCCATGCGCACCTTGGCTACGCCATATGTAGAAAGCCATCCGGACATCAATGAAGATAAATACGTCACAGAACTGGAAAAGTTGACGGGTACGGATATCAATATCCGCCTTGTTCCGCACAATGAATATGTCGAGCGGATGACATTGATGCTCGCCTCCAATGATATCCCAGATGTCATGCAGGCCGGGGGCGGTGTACTGGGTCCGGAATTGGCCGGCGGGGTTGAAGCAGGTGCCTTCATGCCACTGGATGATTTGCTAAAAGAACACGGCAAGCACCTTCTCGAAGCCATCCCTCAGGAAGCATGGGACCGGGTGACCTATGACGGAAAAATTTATGCAATACCGGAATACCTATCCAATCCTTCACGACGCGGAACCGCCATCCGCATGGATCTCCTGGAAAAAACGGGGTTGGATGTACCGAAGACGACCGATGAGTTTCTCGAAGTCATGCGTGCTTTTAAAGAGCTCGGAGTAAAAAACCCATATCAGGGCCGGGAAGACTTCAAATATTCGGATACATTTTTTGGAGCTTTCGATGCCTTTCCATATCAGTGGGAGCTATACAACGATCAAGTTGTACCAAAATTCATGGCTGGAGATAAAATCAAAGATGCACTGGAATACTACCGCACCATGTATGAAGAAGGGTTGATCCATCCCGAATTTTTGACTATCCAACAGCCGGAATACCGCAGTAACATCATTGCCGGAAATACAGGGATGTGGTCGATGAATGCTGAAGAAGTCAATGCCTGGGAGCAGGAAATCCAAAACAATGTACCGGAGGCAGAAGTCGCGATCATTCCATCACCAGTCGGTCCAGACGGAAAAGGCGGCCACTACTTATACGGTCAGGTAACCCGCTCCTTCCTGATCAGCAGTGAAACAGAAGCGAATGTGGAAGACATCATCAAATTCTTCGACTGGCAGGTCACGGAAGAAGCAGAAAGATTTTTCACCTATGGAATAGAAGGCGATACGTACACACTTAACGACGATGGCTTCGTCAATTATGAGATGAAAGATGACACCAACTTCCTTAATGAACAGCATTATCGCAACCGTTGGCTATGGATGATCCGTGACGCCACTTACACAAAGGGAATCCTCGAACAGACCGATGAAGGACAGCAGTTGATGTCGGTGTTCGATGACATCCTGAGCAACGAAGGACGGGACAGTATCTTGTACGATCCGCCATTGGAAGCGATGGAAAGCAACCCGGATATCCGTCCAGGCAGCGACACCCCTTCTGATGTTTGGATGACTGGAGCAGCAAAAATCATCCTCGGCCAGGAACCGCTCGACTATCATGACACCATTGTCGAAGAATGGCTGAACAAGGGAGGCAGTCAGGCAATCGAAGAAGCGACCAAACGTTATAACGAGGACGACGGCGTGTTGTCCCGATAA
- a CDS encoding DNRLRE domain-containing protein — protein MKSRIVWFSLVCLSLWACLSVLPDNSLHAAETVSHYPVIDVSASVHDGNVPENTLDDNLSTRWSAQGNGQWIQYDLGSIQELGYLGLAFYNGDIRSTTVDIELSIDGEEWSRVVEQQESSGTSINLEAFDFPDQEARYVRIIGHGNSRNDWNSMTAAHIYPPNPDGPIVEELEAIDPGPVPDAQPFTKAGLYYPDKTPYTPPSPHPVTGKTIHVTDFGADLQDNSNDDTAAINAAIQAADPGDEVYFPDGTYNLNSTMDNDFTSHIYLKDEVNLRGETETGVLLVSDFDMNDVPNSKVMTAYGKHDLTISNLTITSTFDGNYSENPSENNPDRGGPAYGIFVADSAGQPSHHITVNNITIEKFQRMGVRIEKSNRNTVEQVTFRNATDVGGGGAGYGVGIQGIQGIDRLGHANDTYFNVVKNSHFEGPYLRHGSLIQNYAHNNLVEHNTYRGIIHDAVDLHGQREYLNEVRHNHLVNIPRGGIGVGNTGGTPPNSHSASGAGNYIHHNTLKDTRDGIIVMMGSPETVIKSNKVMHTSTPANAKGIYLLNAPGTIVKNNKIVNNNAEGFWGIFIAEDDGDTRNGGKGAGIPENILVEKNKLIGNSNGIRVEAGKEIRINDNIIRRTAGEDYVNLIEDEPISQSLAPSDDALIDFERPESNYGVMNKDLIDTGAPDRNFYKYFNIKQNPAGSKGRMALYQFDLHDFEGIESAELQLTGKTGSNTSSVTLAVYGVLSNEWQEDSVTWSNAPNVAADRVEVTGIGDSAFFLGTITVDQAETTLHELDVTAFVEEYGTEAISFLVADTQGQNGNINLYSKEETNETRRPALKITAKP, from the coding sequence ATGAAAAGTAGAATCGTGTGGTTCAGCCTTGTCTGTTTGTCACTTTGGGCTTGTTTGTCTGTCTTGCCCGACAATAGTCTCCATGCTGCAGAAACGGTTTCCCACTATCCTGTCATCGATGTCTCTGCAAGTGTCCATGATGGCAATGTCCCGGAAAACACACTGGATGACAATCTGTCGACAAGATGGTCGGCTCAAGGAAACGGCCAATGGATTCAGTATGATTTAGGAAGCATCCAGGAGTTGGGCTATCTTGGCCTGGCTTTCTATAACGGCGATATTCGTTCCACTACTGTGGATATCGAACTGTCGATCGACGGTGAAGAATGGAGCAGAGTTGTTGAACAGCAGGAAAGCAGCGGTACATCCATCAACCTGGAAGCCTTTGACTTTCCAGATCAAGAAGCGAGGTATGTAAGAATTATCGGTCACGGCAATTCGAGGAACGATTGGAATAGCATGACGGCTGCCCATATCTATCCTCCCAACCCTGACGGTCCCATCGTGGAGGAATTAGAGGCTATTGACCCCGGTCCAGTACCGGACGCCCAACCATTCACAAAGGCGGGGCTCTATTATCCCGACAAAACACCTTATACACCACCCTCTCCACATCCGGTGACCGGGAAGACCATCCATGTCACTGACTTTGGAGCTGATTTACAGGATAACAGCAACGATGATACAGCTGCCATTAATGCCGCTATACAAGCTGCCGACCCTGGAGATGAAGTGTATTTTCCTGATGGAACTTACAACTTGAATAGCACCATGGATAATGACTTTACCTCCCACATTTACTTAAAGGATGAAGTAAATCTTCGTGGCGAAACTGAAACAGGTGTGTTATTGGTATCCGACTTTGATATGAATGATGTTCCCAACAGCAAAGTCATGACTGCCTATGGAAAACACGATTTGACGATATCCAATCTGACCATCACTTCCACTTTTGATGGCAATTATTCAGAAAATCCAAGTGAAAATAATCCTGATCGCGGCGGACCTGCATACGGAATCTTTGTTGCCGATTCTGCCGGACAGCCCTCCCATCACATTACTGTAAACAATATCACCATCGAAAAATTTCAACGCATGGGAGTGAGAATCGAAAAAAGCAACCGGAACACCGTCGAACAGGTAACTTTTAGAAATGCGACGGATGTCGGCGGTGGTGGCGCCGGCTATGGAGTCGGAATCCAGGGGATACAAGGCATCGACAGGCTGGGGCACGCCAATGACACGTATTTTAATGTAGTTAAAAACAGCCATTTCGAGGGTCCCTATCTTCGCCACGGATCGTTGATCCAAAACTATGCCCACAACAACCTGGTCGAGCACAACACCTATCGGGGAATTATCCATGATGCAGTCGACTTGCATGGCCAGCGGGAATATTTGAATGAGGTACGCCATAACCATTTAGTCAATATCCCACGTGGCGGAATCGGAGTCGGTAATACCGGCGGGACGCCGCCAAATTCCCATTCTGCTTCGGGGGCAGGAAATTATATCCACCATAATACGTTAAAGGATACGCGGGACGGCATAATCGTCATGATGGGTTCACCGGAAACAGTGATAAAGAGCAACAAAGTCATGCATACATCGACGCCGGCCAACGCGAAAGGTATCTATTTATTGAATGCGCCAGGTACGATCGTTAAGAACAATAAAATAGTGAACAACAACGCCGAGGGTTTCTGGGGTATTTTTATTGCAGAAGACGACGGGGATACACGTAACGGCGGCAAGGGTGCCGGAATACCGGAAAATATATTAGTAGAAAAAAATAAACTAATTGGCAATAGCAACGGAATTCGTGTAGAAGCAGGAAAAGAGATTAGAATCAACGATAATATCATTCGGCGGACAGCCGGTGAGGATTATGTCAATTTGATAGAAGATGAACCAATCAGCCAGTCCCTAGCACCTTCCGATGATGCATTAATAGACTTTGAGAGGCCTGAGTCAAATTACGGAGTCATGAACAAGGACTTGATTGACACAGGAGCTCCTGACCGCAACTTTTATAAGTACTTCAATATCAAACAAAATCCAGCCGGCAGCAAAGGAAGAATGGCACTCTATCAATTTGACTTGCATGATTTCGAAGGAATAGAGTCGGCTGAACTCCAACTGACAGGGAAGACCGGCAGCAATACCTCTTCCGTCACACTTGCAGTCTATGGAGTTCTAAGCAATGAATGGCAGGAGGATTCTGTCACCTGGAGTAACGCCCCCAATGTTGCTGCAGACAGAGTCGAGGTAACCGGAATTGGTGATTCAGCATTTTTCCTGGGAACCATTACTGTCGACCAAGCTGAAACAACCCTGCATGAATTGGATGTAACAGCATTTGTGGAGGAATATGGTACGGAAGCGATCAGTTTTCTTGTCGCTGATACACAAGGACAGAATGGTAACATCAATCTCTACTCAAAAGAAGAAACCAACGAAACCCGCAGGCCAGCCTTGAAAATCACCGCCAAACCATAG